The Haloarchaeobius sp. HME9146 genome includes a region encoding these proteins:
- a CDS encoding DUF4129 domain-containing protein, producing MAYDLSRAAVAVVAVLTVILAASLLPASGFGTYPAGVGGGAGDTAGSGDPTAPGTDGPTSEQPPSTADSATETATEGTDGGTGSGSGSDGGTGSGSGSDGGTATPTPTRTATTTTERAAAGGAGNDRGGIDLGTVVTTFMGLLTLTGIGVVLVLTVGQVERTSRPDFDGWVLDIPGLPPLHIRASFLTIPQTTMAFLVGTSASAPEVLDAIGSAANDFARGLGAVGKGLGSLSASLFVGVPAALGKGLLAIPRGIGGGLGALTGGFSTLSSGIGSRNWLSRGEKTPDDPRNRAAASADEFTDPGAHQPSPLSIEEAWEYMVDQLPTGRSPSRTPAEYARAAVEHGLPADAVGRLTRAFQDVRYGQYPPDDSRTQAARDAVRQIARRLEGDS from the coding sequence GTGGCATACGACCTGAGTCGCGCGGCCGTCGCAGTCGTCGCCGTCCTGACGGTCATCCTCGCCGCCTCCCTCCTCCCCGCCTCCGGCTTCGGGACGTACCCGGCCGGTGTCGGGGGCGGCGCGGGCGATACCGCCGGGTCCGGCGACCCCACGGCCCCCGGGACCGACGGACCGACCAGCGAGCAGCCGCCCTCCACGGCGGATTCCGCGACGGAGACGGCGACGGAGGGAACCGACGGCGGGACCGGCTCGGGCTCCGGGTCCGACGGCGGGACCGGCTCGGGCTCCGGGTCCGACGGCGGGACCGCAACCCCGACACCGACGCGGACGGCGACCACGACGACCGAGCGAGCAGCCGCCGGCGGTGCCGGCAACGACCGCGGCGGCATCGACCTCGGAACCGTGGTGACGACGTTCATGGGACTCCTCACACTCACCGGCATCGGGGTCGTCCTCGTCCTGACCGTCGGGCAGGTCGAACGGACCTCACGCCCCGACTTCGACGGCTGGGTGCTCGATATCCCCGGCCTCCCCCCGCTGCACATCCGCGCCTCGTTCCTCACCATCCCGCAGACCACGATGGCGTTCCTCGTCGGCACCTCCGCGTCCGCCCCGGAAGTGCTCGACGCCATCGGTAGCGCCGCGAACGACTTCGCTCGCGGGCTCGGAGCCGTCGGCAAGGGCCTCGGCTCTCTCAGCGCGAGCCTCTTCGTCGGCGTCCCCGCGGCCCTGGGGAAGGGCCTGCTTGCCATCCCCCGCGGCATCGGTGGCGGCCTCGGTGCCCTGACCGGTGGCTTCTCGACCCTGTCGAGCGGCATCGGCTCGCGGAACTGGCTGAGCCGCGGCGAGAAGACCCCGGACGACCCCCGCAACCGGGCAGCCGCGTCTGCGGACGAGTTCACCGACCCCGGCGCACACCAGCCCTCGCCCCTCAGCATCGAGGAGGCGTGGGAGTACATGGTCGACCAGCTTCCGACGGGCCGGAGCCCGTCGCGAACCCCTGCAGAGTACGCCCGCGCCGCCGTCGAGCACGGCCTTCCTGCCGACGCGGTCGGGCGACTCACAAGGGCGTTCCAGGACGTCCGGTACGGCCAGTACCCGCCGGACGATTCCCGAACACAGGCCGCCCGTGACGCGGTCAGACAGATAGCCAGGCGACTGGAGGGCGACTCATGA
- a CDS encoding M48 family metalloprotease — MERDSDLTARILLTLALILVADLALVSAVAYLLSPWLAYPQAALASALGIEGASSLAWGAVVVLPVLVAFVWAQFRYSRRELLAEADARPVSADEYPDLHARLQRLATQADMQPPSLAVADTSVPNSFAIGGFRNATIVVSTGLLDALDDDQLDAVLGHELAHVRNRDATVMTLASFVPALVSDDFSLFGTRSLGYLFWGAVFVVLYGLSSAFIDAPILSAEYTISFVMMLVLSAVLGGIVLGVVGAMVLGLSRNLSQYREYVADRSGALLAGNPAALATALQTLDESVATPTTDRRQYAGVEGLCLLPYGFTDGDPASDGEFTVETRSHPPTEKRIERLQALQREL; from the coding sequence ATGGAACGCGATTCAGACCTCACCGCGCGCATCCTCCTGACGCTCGCGCTCATCCTCGTCGCGGACCTCGCCCTGGTCTCCGCCGTCGCGTACCTCCTCAGTCCGTGGCTGGCGTACCCGCAGGCCGCGCTCGCCAGCGCACTCGGCATCGAGGGGGCGTCCTCGCTCGCGTGGGGTGCCGTGGTCGTCCTCCCCGTCCTGGTCGCCTTCGTCTGGGCCCAGTTCCGGTACAGCCGCCGTGAACTCCTCGCGGAGGCCGACGCCAGACCGGTCTCGGCCGACGAGTACCCCGACCTCCACGCCCGCCTCCAGCGCCTCGCGACCCAGGCCGACATGCAGCCACCCAGTCTCGCGGTCGCGGACACGTCGGTCCCCAACAGCTTCGCTATCGGCGGGTTCCGGAACGCCACCATCGTCGTCAGCACCGGCCTGCTCGACGCGCTCGACGACGACCAGCTCGACGCGGTCCTCGGGCACGAACTCGCCCACGTTCGGAACCGGGACGCCACCGTGATGACGCTCGCCTCGTTCGTCCCGGCGCTCGTCAGCGACGACTTCAGCCTGTTCGGCACTCGCTCGCTCGGCTACCTGTTCTGGGGCGCCGTCTTCGTCGTCCTGTACGGCCTGAGTTCGGCGTTCATCGACGCCCCGATTCTCTCCGCCGAGTACACCATCTCGTTCGTGATGATGCTCGTCCTCTCGGCCGTGCTCGGGGGTATCGTCCTCGGCGTGGTCGGGGCGATGGTGCTCGGCCTCAGCCGGAACCTCTCGCAGTACCGCGAGTACGTCGCGGACCGGTCCGGAGCGTTGCTCGCTGGCAACCCGGCTGCACTCGCGACGGCGCTGCAGACGCTCGACGAGAGCGTCGCCACGCCGACGACGGACCGCCGGCAGTACGCCGGCGTCGAGGGGCTCTGCCTGCTCCCCTATGGCTTCACCGACGGGGACCCGGCGTCGGACGGCGAGTTCACGGTCGAGACCCGCTCGCACCCGCCGACCGAGAAACGAATCGAGCGGTTGCAGGCGCTCCAGCGCGAACTCTGA
- a CDS encoding PAS domain S-box protein, which produces MPAVRVLHVEDDTSFGEVTAELLGREDTDFEILTETNVTAAIDVLQNGEIHCVVSDYDMPEVDGLEFLKLVREYDSDLPFILFTGKGSEEIASAAISAGVTDYLQKGTGIEQYTILTNRIRNAVEGYRANRNLELWSRQHEAVAKLGRAALGRLDLAALFDQACDSLVDCLGTEYAKVLALTDDGTHLELVAGKGFDQHLLGTATVGVKDTSQAGYTLSVAGPVVVEDLATEDRFQRPALLVDHHIVSGISVGIGPVEGFWGVLGAHSTAPRTFSEKDITFVQNVANVLAATIENRQTVEELRESEQRFREIATVSPDTIFRATEAGTFVYLSNAVEALLGYEPESMLQLPFHRFVAAESQESARENFLRVRDGGVEKNVELTLLDVDGERVPVEVSASQVRDSDGNVFIQGVVRDVSDRKRREHELELKERAMTEAPFGITISDTSLPDNALVYTNQRFTELTGYDHDQLFGRNCRLLQGEDTDPAPVAEMRSAIAAGSPITVELLNYRADGTPFWNRVSIAPVTDADGAVTNFVGFQQDVTDQHEREAALRRLRAAVEQAGTGVYITDADGTIEYVNPAFEEITGYGASEAVGADPSILMSGEHDDAYFEGLWETVGRGEVWEDEVVNRRKSGEQYTAIQTVAPILDDGEVTGYVAIQNDVSERRLDQQRLEVLNRVLRHDIRTSVNIIQGSAELVAEVVDDPDGERHLQTILATCNRLLEESMKARRIQDLLKKNRHEVRTVRSVLDVLEATAVEREDGDVELVDESDGTAVLAIVQSALVELLENALEHGKGDSPPQVSVRVSDDDGWLEFRVADSGPGLPEAERRVIEQQTEQPLAHSSGIGLWIATWLVKASGGTILIERADSTGTILTVRVPRLDSADSTTA; this is translated from the coding sequence ATGCCTGCTGTCCGCGTCCTCCACGTCGAAGACGATACCAGTTTCGGGGAGGTAACGGCCGAACTACTCGGACGTGAGGACACCGATTTCGAGATACTTACCGAGACGAACGTCACTGCTGCGATAGACGTGCTCCAGAACGGCGAGATTCACTGCGTGGTCAGCGACTACGATATGCCCGAAGTCGACGGGCTGGAGTTCCTGAAACTCGTTCGCGAGTACGACAGTGACCTGCCGTTCATCCTCTTCACAGGGAAAGGGTCAGAGGAGATCGCCAGCGCCGCCATCTCCGCGGGGGTGACGGACTACCTGCAGAAGGGCACCGGTATCGAGCAGTACACAATCCTCACGAACCGTATCCGCAACGCGGTCGAGGGCTACCGTGCCAACAGGAACCTCGAGCTATGGAGTCGACAGCACGAAGCCGTCGCGAAACTCGGCCGGGCAGCGCTGGGACGCCTCGACCTCGCGGCCCTGTTCGACCAGGCCTGCGACTCGCTCGTCGACTGTCTCGGGACCGAGTATGCGAAGGTACTGGCACTGACGGACGACGGGACCCACCTGGAGCTGGTCGCGGGGAAGGGCTTCGACCAGCACCTCCTCGGCACCGCCACCGTCGGCGTGAAAGACACCTCGCAGGCAGGGTACACCCTCTCGGTGGCCGGCCCTGTCGTCGTCGAGGACCTCGCGACAGAGGACCGATTCCAGCGCCCCGCACTGCTCGTGGACCATCACATCGTCTCCGGCATCAGCGTCGGTATCGGGCCGGTAGAAGGGTTCTGGGGCGTCCTCGGCGCGCACTCGACGGCCCCCCGGACGTTCTCAGAGAAAGACATCACGTTCGTCCAGAACGTCGCGAACGTCCTCGCGGCTACCATCGAGAACCGCCAGACCGTCGAGGAACTCCGCGAGAGCGAGCAACGGTTCCGCGAGATCGCGACGGTCAGTCCCGACACCATCTTCCGGGCAACCGAAGCAGGGACCTTCGTCTACCTCTCCAACGCAGTCGAAGCGTTACTCGGGTACGAACCCGAGTCGATGTTGCAACTGCCGTTTCACCGGTTCGTCGCCGCGGAGAGTCAAGAATCGGCGCGCGAGAACTTCCTGCGTGTCCGTGACGGTGGCGTCGAAAAGAACGTCGAATTGACCCTGCTCGACGTCGATGGGGAGCGCGTCCCGGTCGAGGTGAGTGCCAGCCAGGTCCGGGACAGCGATGGCAACGTCTTCATCCAGGGCGTCGTCCGCGACGTCAGCGACCGGAAACGCCGCGAACACGAACTCGAACTGAAAGAACGCGCCATGACCGAGGCGCCCTTCGGAATCACCATCAGTGACACGTCGCTGCCGGACAACGCCCTCGTCTACACGAACCAGCGGTTCACCGAGTTGACCGGGTACGACCACGACCAGCTCTTCGGCCGGAACTGCCGCCTGCTGCAGGGCGAGGACACCGACCCCGCACCCGTCGCGGAGATGCGGTCGGCTATCGCCGCGGGCAGCCCGATCACCGTCGAACTCCTGAACTACCGGGCCGACGGGACCCCGTTCTGGAACCGGGTGAGCATCGCGCCGGTCACCGACGCGGACGGCGCGGTGACGAACTTCGTGGGGTTCCAGCAGGACGTGACCGACCAGCACGAGCGCGAGGCGGCACTTCGCCGGCTCCGTGCCGCGGTCGAACAGGCAGGGACGGGGGTCTACATCACGGACGCAGACGGGACGATAGAGTACGTCAACCCGGCGTTCGAGGAGATAACCGGGTACGGTGCTTCTGAGGCGGTCGGCGCTGACCCGAGCATACTCATGTCCGGCGAGCACGACGACGCCTACTTCGAGGGACTCTGGGAGACCGTCGGGCGCGGCGAGGTGTGGGAGGACGAGGTCGTCAACCGGCGGAAGTCCGGCGAGCAGTACACCGCCATCCAGACCGTCGCGCCCATCCTCGACGATGGGGAGGTGACGGGCTACGTCGCGATCCAGAACGACGTGTCCGAGCGCCGGCTCGACCAGCAGCGCCTCGAGGTCCTGAACCGCGTGCTGCGCCACGACATCCGGACGAGCGTGAACATCATCCAGGGGAGCGCCGAACTTGTCGCCGAAGTGGTCGACGACCCGGACGGGGAGCGCCACCTCCAGACGATCCTCGCCACCTGCAACCGCCTCCTCGAGGAGAGCATGAAGGCACGGAGGATACAGGACCTGCTGAAGAAGAACAGACACGAAGTCAGGACGGTCCGTTCGGTCCTCGACGTGCTAGAAGCGACGGCGGTAGAACGCGAAGACGGAGACGTCGAACTCGTCGACGAGAGCGATGGCACCGCCGTCCTTGCCATCGTCCAGTCGGCTCTCGTGGAACTACTCGAGAACGCCCTGGAGCACGGCAAGGGAGACTCCCCACCGCAGGTGAGCGTGAGGGTGAGCGACGACGACGGTTGGCTCGAGTTCCGGGTCGCAGATTCCGGACCGGGACTCCCCGAGGCGGAGCGGCGCGTCATCGAACAGCAGACCGAGCAGCCACTCGCACACAGCAGCGGTATCGGCCTCTGGATCGCAACCTGGCTGGTCAAGGCCAGCGGCGGAACGATACTCATCGAACGCGCTGATTCGACCGGGACGATCTTGACCGTCAGGGTTCCCAGGCTGGACAGCGCCGACAGTACAACGGCCTGA
- a CDS encoding MaoC/PaaZ C-terminal domain-containing protein, whose amino-acid sequence MHFEDIELGDTLTTAGRTITEADLVNFAGVSGDFNHLHMDAAEMTDSDFGERIAHGALVFSVMTGLLWQSRDADSGLVALYGVDEVRFRNPTFVGDTVRVETEVVDKERREHPTATGVVRYRAEVVTAEEEKTVLSCVLLALVK is encoded by the coding sequence ATGCACTTCGAGGACATCGAGTTGGGCGACACGCTCACCACGGCCGGCCGGACCATCACCGAAGCCGACCTGGTGAACTTCGCGGGCGTCAGCGGCGATTTCAACCACCTCCACATGGACGCGGCCGAGATGACGGACTCAGACTTCGGCGAACGAATAGCACACGGCGCGCTCGTCTTCTCCGTGATGACGGGGCTGCTCTGGCAGTCGCGTGACGCCGATAGCGGCCTCGTCGCCCTCTATGGTGTCGACGAGGTGCGGTTCCGCAATCCGACGTTCGTCGGTGACACGGTGCGCGTCGAGACGGAGGTCGTCGACAAGGAGCGCCGTGAGCACCCGACCGCGACCGGCGTGGTCCGGTACCGGGCCGAGGTCGTCACTGCCGAGGAGGAGAAGACGGTGCTCTCGTGTGTGTTGCTGGCGCTGGTGAAGTAG